Genomic DNA from Leptospira venezuelensis:
AGATTCAAAACTTTTAGGAACTACAAGATATCTGAATATTGAAAAGGATGCTCGAAGGTTGGAGATCGGAGCAACATGGTATCCTAAATCTGTCCAAAAAACATTTGTGAATACTGAATGTAAACTTTTACTTTTAGAGCACGCGTTTGAGACTTTGGGATGTATCGCTGTAGAATTCAGGACGCATATTATGAATTTATCATCCAGGAAGGCGATCGAAAGATTGGGTGCAAAACAAGATGGGATACTTAGAAATCATCGAATTAGCAAAAATGGTACCTTGAGAGATACCGTAGTCTATAGTATTACAAAAGAAGAATGGCCTACAGTAAGAGGAAATATTTTGTTTAAACTAGGAAGACCTCAGGTTTAAACAAATTTAATATTATTTCCAGTTCTCCAAAACTCCGTCGATTACTCCGTAAATTTGTGCCTCAGTTGGAGTAAGCCATAGATCTCTGTCCGTATCTCGTTCCACGACTTCCAAAGGTTGGCCAGTTCTTTCGGAAACGATACGATTGATCTCCTTCTTATCTCTTTCGATCATAGAAGCAAAAATACCAATATCAGTTGCCTTTGCCTGGTAAGTTCCAGGAACATGAGGTTGGTGTAACATTATCCTGCTATGTGGGAATGCGAATCTTTTTCCTTTTGTCCCTGAAAGGAGCAGTAGTGCGCCAAAACTCGCAGCGAGTCCCATACAGACTGTACTCACATCATTTGGAATCAAATCCATAGTGTCCAAAATAGACATGCCGGAAGTGTTTGCACCTCCAGGGCTATTGATCACGAGAGTGATATCCTTTTCCGGATCTTGATTAGAAAGATATAATAAACGTTCCACTACATATTTTGCAGAAGAATCATCTACTTGGCCCCAAAGAAAAATTTTTCTTTCTTTGAGTTGGTTATCCTCCATACGGAGTCCTGGAAATTGGATTGGTTCTACTAAAGTATCAGTCATTCTATTCTCCGATTAGGAAGCGATTGCCATAGGTCCATGTAGGACTTCCAACCAATCTTTTCTGTCAGATTTATTCAAAAGTTGTCTGCGCAATAATTCTCTACTTCTTCTTAAACGGTTCTTCAAATTGCCAATTGGGATCCCTGTTTTTTCGGTGATTTCTTCGTAGCTCATCTCACCAAAATACCTAAGGTTCAGAAGTTGTTTCTCTTCATTAGGGAGTTCTTCTAATGCCTCTAAAACTTCTGTTCTCCATGTATCTCCAGAACGAGGAGCAGCCTTAGTGATCTCAGGATTTAGTTCCGTCCCAAGTAGATCTTTTTTTCTTAAGATACGATCCGAATGTTTCAGAACCAACCTTCTGAGTAAGAACGGGAATGCCTCCGGCTGGCGTAGCGTCGGAAGAACTTTCCAGGCTTCTAGAAATACTTCTTGGCTTAGATCTTCCGCTTTGGATTGATCTCTGATCCTTTTGTTAGCCTGACTACTTACGTATTTTTCGAAACGGGTCATCAACTCCGTCCAGGCCGGTTCTTCTCCTTTGGAAGCTTCTGTGACTAGTACTTTAAAATCGCGCATATCTGTTAGAGGGTCCCAGTTTCCATTTTGGGGTGTACGGATCTAAACTATTTTTACATTTTCCGGGCTCCTGACCCTGGTCTAGATCTCGGAAATTATACTCAAGATTGCGATGTTGGAGTTCCTACTGATGTAAAAATAGGGGGCGACTCCTGACTTTGTCAGGACCAGGCTCTTCGCTTCAATCAGCGAAGCACCATAATCACTCTATAATTTAAAACTTTTCATTTTATAATGGTGCATCGCCGGATTTTCGCTGCGATCCTTGTCGCGATTCGTAATCCTCTGCTCTCTCTTTTCAGGAATCATAGAGGAACTGATATCAGAAGGGATAAGTTGTAGGAGCTCCTACATGGATTTGAGGAAGAGGATTTCGTTGACGTAGAAAGGATTTTGTGATAAAGGGGATGAGCTCTCCCACAAGCCACTCCCCCCAATCCCAACGCAGGGTGGGGGCCACTTTTATTTCATGTTGGAGTTCCTACAGATGACTACAATCTTTGTGCGAAAATAATGAATGAAAGCTGACCCTGCGTTGAAATAAATTGACTAAAGAAATGAGAATCAACTCAGAACATAGACCTTGGCCAGTTCCTAAAGCAAGTTGGAGAATGAAACAGATCTGGCATGATCTATTATTTATTCATTGGCCTGTACCGGTTTCTATGATCCGAGCCTTCGTTCCCAAACGGTTAGAAATTGATACATTTGAAAATCAAACTTGGATTGGAGTAGTGCCATTCCATATGAGTGGGATCCGAATGAGAGGTTTGCCAGTAATGCCAATCGCCTCTCGTTTTCCCGAGATCAATGTTAGAGTATATGTTACTTTGGATGGAAAGCCCGGAGTATATTTTTTTAGTTTAGATGCGGAAAGTTGGTTAGCGGTGAAGGTTGCGAGGGCATTCTATCATCTTCCTTACTACCTGGCGAATTTCGAGGTTACTGAAGAAGAAAATAGAATTCATTATTTATCTCAGAGAAAATCTGTGAATCATAATTTTCGTTTTCAGGCAGAATATGAACCAATATCAGATGTCTATCTGGCTAAGAAAGGAAGTTTGGATTATTGGTTAACCGAAAGGTATTGTTTATATGCGAATAATAGAAATTCTTTATATAGATGTGAGATTTTGCACGAGCCTTGGCCTTTACAGAGAGCAAATGCAAATATCTTTGAAAACACAATGACGAATATAGAAGGAATACGACTCCCGGATATAAAACCTTTATTTCATTTTTCTAAAAAAATAGAAGTGCTGACATGGGGATTAGAAAAAGTTTAGGGAGAATTTCTCTTTTTGAACTCCGGCCAATCTGCGGAAAGTCTGTCCGAAAAATCAGCATTCTTATAATTCTCATAGAACTGTTTTTCTCCAAGGTCCAAAAATGTGCCCGGGAAAATTTTTCCACCGAGTCGATTTTGAGCGGAAAGTTTACGGAATGTGTCTGCAAGATCATAAGGTTTATTCGGGTCCAGATCGCAAAGGGATTCAGCTTTCATCCAGGAAAGTCCCAGATAAAAATATCCCCCAGCTTCAAATCTCACCAAATCATCCTGCAAGCTTAATCCCGTGTAAGTTGCATTTTCTGGAATTTTAGATAAATATAATATACAATCAAATCTTTCCTGCTCTTCTTTACTCGGCCAAGGATTAAAGCCTGGTTCCGGGAAAAGAATAAAATCAGGATTTAAAACTAAGAAATTATCCTGACGACTCCAGAATTTTTCGATCCCAGTGCGAATTCCTCCCCCGGTTCCCAAAATTTCGGGAGTTTCGAAGGAAAAGTGTAACTGAAAGTCTTTAAAACCTTTTAGTTCTTCTTGTATCTTCTCTCCGAAATAATGTAGGTTAAGAAGTCCGTCAGTTACTCCCCAAGATTTGGCTTGGAATAGGGAATAATAGATGAGAGGAATATTATTTATTCTTAAAAGAGGTTTCGGAAGAGTTTTTGTCCATTCCCCCATTCTGGTCCCGAAACCTGCACATGGAAAGAACGCTTTCATTCTATAACTTTTCCAGGAATAGAGTGTTGTCTGATAATTCTTTTTTTAGAAGATGAAAAAATAGAAATAATTGGTCT
This window encodes:
- a CDS encoding GNAT family N-acetyltransferase, whose protein sequence is MISSTYYPPKPVRLSGDHIELVPLGFEHSEALIGTIHDGELWKLWYTNIPEPEGMRAWIQKGLEEQEAGLSLPFVVIRKEDSKLLGTTRYLNIEKDARRLEIGATWYPKSVQKTFVNTECKLLLLEHAFETLGCIAVEFRTHIMNLSSRKAIERLGAKQDGILRNHRISKNGTLRDTVVYSITKEEWPTVRGNILFKLGRPQV
- a CDS encoding ATP-dependent Clp protease proteolytic subunit, which codes for MTDTLVEPIQFPGLRMEDNQLKERKIFLWGQVDDSSAKYVVERLLYLSNQDPEKDITLVINSPGGANTSGMSILDTMDLIPNDVSTVCMGLAASFGALLLLSGTKGKRFAFPHSRIMLHQPHVPGTYQAKATDIGIFASMIERDKKEINRIVSERTGQPLEVVERDTDRDLWLTPTEAQIYGVIDGVLENWK
- a CDS encoding RNA polymerase sigma factor: MRDFKVLVTEASKGEEPAWTELMTRFEKYVSSQANKRIRDQSKAEDLSQEVFLEAWKVLPTLRQPEAFPFLLRRLVLKHSDRILRKKDLLGTELNPEITKAAPRSGDTWRTEVLEALEELPNEEKQLLNLRYFGEMSYEEITEKTGIPIGNLKNRLRRSRELLRRQLLNKSDRKDWLEVLHGPMAIAS
- a CDS encoding YqjF family protein encodes the protein MRINSEHRPWPVPKASWRMKQIWHDLLFIHWPVPVSMIRAFVPKRLEIDTFENQTWIGVVPFHMSGIRMRGLPVMPIASRFPEINVRVYVTLDGKPGVYFFSLDAESWLAVKVARAFYHLPYYLANFEVTEEENRIHYLSQRKSVNHNFRFQAEYEPISDVYLAKKGSLDYWLTERYCLYANNRNSLYRCEILHEPWPLQRANANIFENTMTNIEGIRLPDIKPLFHFSKKIEVLTWGLEKV
- a CDS encoding NTP transferase domain-containing protein; protein product: MKAFFPCAGFGTRMGEWTKTLPKPLLRINNIPLIYYSLFQAKSWGVTDGLLNLHYFGEKIQEELKGFKDFQLHFSFETPEILGTGGGIRTGIEKFWSRQDNFLVLNPDFILFPEPGFNPWPSKEEQERFDCILYLSKIPENATYTGLSLQDDLVRFEAGGYFYLGLSWMKAESLCDLDPNKPYDLADTFRKLSAQNRLGGKIFPGTFLDLGEKQFYENYKNADFSDRLSADWPEFKKRNSP